The window CAGGCTCCAGAAGCCGTGCTGACGTTGCGTCAGCAGTTGAGCGTGCCGATCATGGGCCGCCTGCGCGTGTGGCTCGACAGTGACGCGGCGCGGCAGGTGTTGCCCAAGAGCCCACTGGGCGAGGCAGTGCGTTATCTGAACAACCAGTGGGAAGCCTTGAGCGTGTTCCTCGACGACGGCCGCGTGCCGATCGACAACAACGAAACCGAACAGTTGATGAAGCAGGTGGCAACTGGACGAAAAAACTGGCTCTTTATCGGCAGTGTCGAAGCGGGCTACCGCGCGGCGATCTTGATGACGATCGTGAGCACGGCCCACCGCTACCACTTGGACATCTGGCTGTACTTGAAAGACGTTCTCGACCAGCTGCTGCGTGGCGAGCGTGACCTGGCGAGCTTGCGTGCCGATCGTTGGGCCGTGGAGCATCCCGCGGCGATTCGGCCATATCGTGTCGACGAAGTCCGCTACCGAGCCGAGAGCAAAACCGTGCGTCGCGCTCATCGCCGTCTCGGTCAACGCCACCGCTCCGGCCAGTCCTGATCCACCCCGCCTCCCGCCGCCGCTCCCTTGCGTCACCCTGGTGCCCCTGGGCGCTCACGTATTTGGACATGGTGCCCGTCGTGGCCAGCGAGTCCTGGCGCGAAGGAGTTCGGACCTACCATGCCCGAGCCAAAGAGCGCCGACAGAAACGCAAGGCAAGTTCATCGAAGTAGCCTTGTACCAAGCAGGGCATCAGCACGACATGTCGTTGTGCAGGCACAATCAGAGAGGAAGTCATGTCCGATCCGACCGAGGAAATCCGTCGTGAACTCGTCGCACAAATCAATGCCGAGCCTGGGAGCCGTGGGGCACTTGAAGCCGAGTATGGGCAAGTGTGGGACACGAGCCAGTTGACCGAGGACTTCGAGGTTCTTGGCTTTTTGGCTCCGATGATCGTGGCTCGGCGTCGTGCCGATGGCGTCAAGGGCAGTCTGATGTTTCAGCACAATCCGAGGTTCTACTTCGGATTCGTTCCGGCGTAGCTGCCGAACCACCCTTGTACCGGAGTGGGTGTCACCCAAGCATCCACGAGGAACAAGTCATGCTTCAGCACAAAGTCGCAATCATCATCCCCAGCACGGTCAACGGAAATGAACCGGCCCCTCGGCAACTGGTTAACCGATGGATTCAAGCTGCGAAGCTGAAATTCGGCCGATTATTCGGCGGCTTCACTTGCTTCGATGCCGAAGGCGGCTGGGTTTCCGAGCAGCACGGCTTGATCGAGGAGGCGGTCACGGTCGTTTCGTCCTTCACCGATGGGGACGGGCTGCGATTCATCGACGACGTGAAGGAATTCGCCGCTCGCATGGCCGAGGCAATGGGCCAGGAAGCCGTCAGCATCGAACTCGACCATACTTTGCAGTTCATCACGCCGGTTATGGTGGCGGGTTGATGCACTCAGGCCCGGCTCGCTGTGGCGAGCCGGGCTTATCCTTGTATGCCGAGCATGTTTGACAGTTGGAAGGTGCAAGTCCTTTAACCAGCCTGATGGAGGTGAAGGTTTAGCGAAGTGCAAGGGCGTCGTCGCGAGGCGTCGTCTGAAGGAAGCATGGAGCAAAGCCGCGGCCCGACGTACAGGAATCGGATCTGAGGCAATCCTGGTCGGACGAGCGAGCAAGAGATCGCAAAGTCCAAATCCATCAAAGGCCAGGGTTGTAAATCCGGCGGGCGTGCGGTGAAGACGGTCAAACTTACCTCGGGAGGTCTGCGTCGTGTCGTGGAATCACGACTGGGCGAGCCGCAAGGCACGCCGATCGCGCCGCAGAAGTCAGCAGAGGGCGTAGTAACCGGCGTCGGACCGGCGGAGCGGGACACTCGTCCGAAAGGAGAGAAACAGCCAGTGCCTGCCGGGGCCGTGACAACCGGGAAGGCCCGAACGGTCCTCGTCCGAGAGCGACGAGTAAATGGCAGGGTCAGTAGGACACGCGACTCATGGGTGCCAAGCGGCAGAACAACCAGCTCTGGCTGGCCTTTGCGACGGAGAGTAGGAGTGAAGCTCCGATGGCCGCCGCTGAAGGGTCCGAATCGCCCGTGGCGAAGGGTGCAACCGAACACCCGGCAGACACCCGGCAACTGATGGAGGAGGTATGCGAGCGATCTAACCTCTGGAAGGCGTTACGACGAGTCGTGGCCAACGGCGGTAGCCCAGGCGTGGACGGAATGCCCGTCACGCGTCTGAAAAGTTACCTGCGGAAGTATTGGCCGGCCATCCGTGAGCAACTGCTCTCGGGCACTTACCAGCCGCAGCCGGTGAAGCGGGTCGAGATTCCGAAAGCGGACGGCGGGGTGCGCAAGCTTGGCATTCCGACGGCGCTCGACCGCTTTATCCAGCAGGCGGTGCTTCAAGTCCTGCAAGCACGTTGGGACGGAACATTCGCGGAGCAGAGCTTCGGCTTTCGCCCCGGACGCTCGGCACATCAAGCGGTTTTGGCAGCCCAAGGCTACATGGCCGACGGCTGTCGCTGGGTGGTGGACATCGACCTGGAGAAATTCTTCGATCGGGTCAACCACGATGCCTTGATGGGCCGAGTGGCCAAACGGGCAGAAGACAAGCGGCTGCTCAAAGTCATCCGGGCGTTCCTCAAGGCCGGAGTGATGGAGAATGGCTTGGTCGGACCGACCGACGAAGGCACGCCGCAAGGCGGTCCTCTGTCTCCCTTGCTGAGCAATCTGATGCTCGACGATTTGGACCAAGAGCTGACGCGGCGTGGGCTGCGGTTCGCTCGCTACGCGGACGACTGTAATATCTACGTCCGCAGCCGGCGGGCTGGCCAGCGAGTGATGGAAAGCATTACGCGGTTCATCGCTACGAAGCTGAAGCTCAAGGTCAATCAAGCGAAGAGCGCGGTGGCTCGGCCGTGGGAGCGAAAGTTCCTGGGCTTCAGCTTCACCAATGGTCGAGAGCCAAAACGGCGAATTGCGCCGCAGGCTCTGGCCCGTTTTCAGGAGCGAGTACGGGAACTGACGCGGCGAACGCGGGGCGTCTCCTTGACACAGATGGTCGGACAACTGGCCCGCTATATGAATGGCTGGCGTGGTTACTTCGGCTTCTGCCAAAGCCCTTCGGTGCTTCGCGACCTCGACTCATGGATCCGGCGACGCTTGCGTAGCGTCGCCTGGAAGCAGTGGAAACGCGGAACACGCCGCTACGCGGAACTTCGCCGACGGCACGTGGGACGCGACTTGGCGGCTCAAACCGCCGGCAGCCCTCACGGACCCTGGCGATTGAGCCGCAGCCCGGCCCTTAGTTTCGCACTGCCGAACGCCTCCTGGGCATCGCTTGGCCTCCCCACCCTCATGCCGACGTGACCGCTTAACCAGCCGAACCGCCGTGTACGGACCCGTACGCACGGTGGTGTGGGAGGGGCGGAGCCGCAAGGCTCCCCCCTATCCCGATATTCGGTGAAGTTTATTTGTACCGAAGCAGGCATGATTACCCCTCCAAAACCTCTGTTCTCGCTCGGTCGAAACCTTGCCACGCCCGGTGCCATCGAGGCACTGGCAGCGAGTGGCCAAACTCCCGCCGAGTTCTTACGGCGCCACATCGCCGGAGATTGGGGTGACGTTTGCCCGGAAGATGCCAAACGGAATGACGAGGCCCTCGTCGATGGCAGCCGGATTCTGTCGGTCTATCGTACAAAGAAGGGCGTGAAGGTCTGGATTATCACCGAGGCCGCTGACGACAACGGCAATCGGTCGGCGACGACGCTGTTGCTGCCTTCCGATTATTGAGCCTCGTCGTCGCTCGTGAAGTGCCTTTGTACCGGGCCATGCATGGACCTTTTCGTAATTGGAATCGGCTCTGGCTGCGTTATCGCCAACGGCCGACTCGATGTCTGGAACGGAACCGGGTTCGGCAATCTGCATCGTGCCCGGGTGTTCGCCCGCCGTTCCGCCGCTCAGGCGGAACTTGAACGAATCGAAACATCCCGAGAACAACCGACCATGAAGACCTACGTCAACCGAATCGGCCCGGAAGACTTCGACCGCTACGTGATCGTCAATGAGGATCACGAAGTTTTTGATGGTGAAGGCTTCGGTGATCTACGTTCTGGCCTGGTCTACGCCAACCGCGATCTTGCTGAGCAAGATGCGGCTCGAATCGAAGCGGAACGTTCCAATTTTTTTCAGGGTGAATGAAGTGGGGCAGCGTTCGCCCAAGCGAATCGCAGTTTTATTTTTCAAAACTCAAAAACTATTTTGAAAAAACCTGAGAAACGGGTCCCCGTGGGGGACCGGGACTCCAACTACGCCGGGTTTTTTCTTCTTGGCCCATGCACAATCTGGTCCCATCGGAGCCGACTTGCCCATGTTCGAGCATTGGAAGCAGATGTTGGTGGTCTTCAGCGTCCTGGTCGCTCTTGTCGTTTGGGGTGGGTGGCTGCCGGGCGCGGCGCTCGTCGCCACGATCCTGTTGGCCGCGGGGGCGTTCGCAATCAGTGCGAATCAACTGCATCCGGCGGGGTATGCCGTTCTGACCCTGGTGGTCTTGGTCATTTTCCCTGGGATGATCGGGCTGCTCGCGGTGGTCGGCGTGCTGGGCCTAGTCGGCCT is drawn from Pirellulales bacterium and contains these coding sequences:
- the ltrA gene encoding group II intron reverse transcriptase/maturase codes for the protein MAAAEGSESPVAKGATEHPADTRQLMEEVCERSNLWKALRRVVANGGSPGVDGMPVTRLKSYLRKYWPAIREQLLSGTYQPQPVKRVEIPKADGGVRKLGIPTALDRFIQQAVLQVLQARWDGTFAEQSFGFRPGRSAHQAVLAAQGYMADGCRWVVDIDLEKFFDRVNHDALMGRVAKRAEDKRLLKVIRAFLKAGVMENGLVGPTDEGTPQGGPLSPLLSNLMLDDLDQELTRRGLRFARYADDCNIYVRSRRAGQRVMESITRFIATKLKLKVNQAKSAVARPWERKFLGFSFTNGREPKRRIAPQALARFQERVRELTRRTRGVSLTQMVGQLARYMNGWRGYFGFCQSPSVLRDLDSWIRRRLRSVAWKQWKRGTRRYAELRRRHVGRDLAAQTAGSPHGPWRLSRSPALSFALPNASWASLGLPTLMPT